AACACGGTGTTTTTGAATGCACCAGTCTGATGTAATACTAATTGGATTAGAGTAAAGATGAATTCTAGCACGAGGAACTTTTCAACTAACCTCATGTTCCAAGGGAAAAGTCCATTTATAAACCTTGAAGAGTTGGCTATGTCTCCCGTCACAAGCACAAATGTGAAAATCACACGTACAATCGAGTAGAACGACATAAACATCTTTGTCTCTTCCATTTGAAACCTCCCCACAGGAGTTGGTGCTACTCCAGAGGGGGGTGAAGTAGCATCAAACGCTCCTTGACTTGAATTGAGCATCTTCTTGAACATTTCATCCATGTATGGTGGAAACCGGCCCACGTCAGGAATCTCATGCAACGCATCATCGTCCTTGAAATGCTCAAATTCATCCAAGTTGGAGACAGGTGGATCATCAAAAACGTTTTCTTCGCCTGCTAGTGTCCTCGTTGTGGATCCTGATGCCGATGCCGATGTTGATGCTGCTGCTGAGGTTGTTGGTGGTGGGGAATTCCCATGTACTTCATGGCCTAGGATTTTATTCAGA
The window above is part of the Pichia kudriavzevii chromosome 1, complete sequence genome. Proteins encoded here:
- a CDS encoding uncharacterized protein (PKUD0A08920; Pfam Domains: GET2(8.6e-10)), with the protein product MDAAEKRRLLREKRAAKMAKNGDRLNKILGHEVHGNSPPPTTSAAASTSASASGSTTRTLAGEENVFDDPPVSNLDEFEHFKDDDALHEIPDVGRFPPYMDEMFKKMLNSSQGAFDATSPPSGVAPTPVGRFQMEETKMFMSFYSIVRVIFTFVLVTGDIANSSRFINGLFPWNMRLVEKFLVLEFIFTLIQLVLHQTGAFKNTVFNFDVTGVPYANTFLTLYAVASSFFTDFSGLLVAAALNAWHESLHFSSIKSLIV